One Mercenaria mercenaria strain notata chromosome 12, MADL_Memer_1, whole genome shotgun sequence DNA segment encodes these proteins:
- the LOC123534067 gene encoding fibropellin-3-like, which produces MPGFEGEICQVNIDDCTPNPCNASTSIRCIDGTNDFSCNCKPGYTGKTCNIDIDECTSSPCEHGSTCVDHVNGYTCACAPGYTGVLCEIEIDECASSPCKNGATCKDMINRFTCQCPPRIYGVLCDTNICHPTPADVVFVLDSSVSMTEKEFKKQLEFIANFSSKVPIGPRDFQISMVTFSFHAHVEFYLNQYTDNSSLIDAVMNITYKPGSTRTDEGLKAAKAVFSMGHGIERRIKQHTG; this is translated from the exons ATGCCAGGGTTTGAAGGCGAGATATGTCAAGTCA ATATTGACGACTGCACACCAAACCCGTGCAACGCATCGACAAGTATCCGTTGTATAGATGGCACAAATGATTTTTCTTGCAACTGTAAACCCGGATACACAGGCAAAACTTGCAATATAG ATATCGACGAGTGTACAAGTTCACCCTGTGAGCACGGAAGTACCTGCGTGGATCATGTTAACGGATACACATGTGCCTGTGCGCCGGGTTATACTGGAGTTCTCTGTGAAATAG AGATCGACGAATGCGCGAGTTCTCCGTGCAAGAATGGTGCCACGTGCAAGGATATGATAAATCGATTTACTTGTCAATGTCCTCCACGAATATATGGCGTTCTATGCGATACAA ATATTTGCCATCCGACTCCGGCAGATGTCGTCTTTGTATTGGATTCATCAGTTAGCATGACAGAGAAAGAATTTAAGAAACAACTGGAATTTATTGCTAATTTTAGCAGTAAAGTTCCCATCGGACCACGTGACTTCCAAATAAGCATGGTGACTTTTTCCTTCCATGCTCATGTTGAGTTCTATCTAAACCAGTACACAGACAATTCTTCACTTATTGACGCTGTAATGAATATCACATACAAACCAGGTTCAACTCGTACTGATGAAGGTCTCAAAGCG GCCAAGGCAGTTTTCAGTATGGGTCATGGTATTGAAAGGCGGATAAAACAACACACAGGCTGA
- the LOC128547167 gene encoding uncharacterized protein LOC128547167 yields the protein MSTYRMKTKEAARSLKKVVDSIAVIECENSAESDVAIFLDSSVTVQQYSASIDAVIHIIDVMKRFGVNDTRLSVSSFSDSINSIIGMGETYNKDAIKGRLNMIPHSKAVRVPMNTLYKHARTQIFNNSVSRQNAKKFLIIFTNGTVNANNKSDLEREKSLLEAEGVNIIAVGSGEDANFGGLIQLVTDTFDVFVTSKDLPLSNLDVLQSEFVYNKCDLKGE from the exons ATGTCAACATACAGAATGAAAACCAAGGAAGCCGCCAGATCTTTGAAAAAGGTCGTAGATTCAATCGCTGTCATTG aatgtgaaAACAGCGCAGAATCTGACGTAGCTATTTTCTTAGATTCTTCAGTAACAGTCCAACAGTACAGCGCAAGCATTGACGCAGTTATTCACATCATTGACGTCATGAAGCGGTTTGGTGTCAATGATACACGTTTAAGCGTGTCATCATTTTCCGATTCTATAAATAGTATCATAGGAATGGGCGAGACATATAATAAAGACGCCATCAAGGGTAGGCTCAACATGATCCCCCATTCAAAAGCTGTTCGGGTTCCAATGAATACGTTATATAAGCATGCCAGAACGCAGATTTTCAACAACAGCGTTTCAAGACAAAATGCAAAGAAGTTCTTGATAATATTTACAAACGGCACCGTGAATGCCAACAACAAGAGCGACCTTGAAAGAGAGAAATCGTTGTTAGAAGCTGAAGGTGTTAACATTATTGCAGTCGGCAGTGGAGAAGATGCGAATTTCGGTGGATTGATTCAGTTAGTGACGGATACCTTTGATGTATTCGTTACTTCTAAAGACTTGCCGCTGAGCAATCTGGATGTTTTACAGTCTGagtttgtttataataaatgtgacCTTAAAGGTGAATGA